A single window of Sphaerodactylus townsendi isolate TG3544 linkage group LG03, MPM_Stown_v2.3, whole genome shotgun sequence DNA harbors:
- the GPSM3 gene encoding G-protein-signaling modulator 3: MEHEMEVVEEGERLLDGKREEEAAKEQTFSRENTGVLQNPGAVPCTRQRSRRRHDPARPWKSLPPTPTGGLEANQPVFFSSMTSLQAEEFFDMVATAQARRLNDQRADFAGAEGTSGESVAVSEDQLYDTILSHQSQRLEDQRTEPPIPVGVQGLLDLLLRAQGTRMEDQRSVLPPGLAATRRLPSPARV; the protein is encoded by the exons ATGGAGCACGAAATGGAAGTGGTGGAAGAAGGAGAGAGGCTGTTGGACGGAAAGCGGGAGGAAGAAGCTGCAAAGGAACAG ACTTTCTCTCGAGAAAACACCGGTGTCCTGCAGAACCCAGGGGCCGTCCCATGTACCAGGCAGAGATCTCGGCGGCGGCACGATCCTGCACGGCCCTGGAAGTCATTGCCCCCCACTCCCACAGGAGGGCTGGAGGCAAATCAACCAG tcttcttctcctccatgaCCTCTCTCCAGGCGGAGGAGTTTTTTGATATGGTGGCTACAGCCCAAGCCCGGAGGCTGAATGACCAGCGTGCCGATTTTGCAGGAGCTGAAGGCACAAGTGGAGAGAGCGTTGCCGTCTCGGAGGACCAACTCTATGACACTATCTTGTCTCATCAG agCCAGCGTCTAGAGGACCAGCGCACGGAGCCGCCCATCCCAGTGGGTGTTCAGGGGCTGCTGGATTTGCTGCTCAGAGCTCAGGGGACCCGGATGGAAGACCAGCGGTCGGTTCTTCCCCCTGGCCTTGCTGCGACGAGACGTTTGCCTTCTCCAGCCAGAGTGTGA